The following is a genomic window from Anopheles aquasalis chromosome 3, idAnoAquaMG_Q_19, whole genome shotgun sequence.
CTTTGTAAGGATTTCGATAAATTCGCTCAGGTTAACGTTCGCCCCGATGAGCAATTCGGTTGCGGTGTGATAGTAACTGCGAAGCTCCGTCACGTTGTTTATGTCGATAAACACCTCCAGCGATTCATCGCGACGATAAACACCTAAAAATGAATGGACCATCAGCTCGAccgcttccttttttgcttacCAGCATCACGTTCCGGCGTACCATGGGCCGTGTTCCCGCCGACCAGCATGTAGGGTCTCGAGCCAATCTGGTCAAAGATCGCAAACACATCGTTCACCGTGAACACCTTGTGCCACTCTTGGTTATCGGCGAACACGAGCTGCACCGGACGTTCCGGTTCAATTCGCGCAGCCGCCACAGGACACTGTCCCGAGCAAAGTGAACCAGTTTTCGGACAAATCTGCAGTTCTTCAATGTCCTGTACCATCGCACCATCCGCATCCACCGCCAACGATTTGAACGCGTCTAAGATCGGCCGATAGCCAGTGCAGCGACAGATGTTGCCACCGAGCGCATTCTCGACCTGTTCCATCGTCACGGAACCGCGCTTCGCCTCCATCAAACTGTACATCGACATCACCATCCCGGGTGAACAGAAGCCACACTGGGTCCCGTTCTTCTGAGCCAACCGTTCCTGGGTTGGATGGTAACCGTCCGTCTTGTTACCGATGGCTTCGGCCGTTTTGATGTCGAACCCATGGCAGGcgaaaacgggaaacaaacactaggaaaacagaaaaattgGCTCATCAGCAATGTTGCAATGCAAACGTATGCCAAACGTACCGAATTCACTGACCAGCTGCGAGTTTCCTTGGTGAAGGGATGCACTCCGGACATGTTCACGATACAAACGCCACATCCTCCCTCCAAACACATCGTCTTGGTCCCGGTAAGGTGGGCAGTGGTGCGAATGAACGTGCTGAGGGACGTGGTTAGGGGAACAGTTGCCGCTTGTGCTAGTTGAGTTGGTCAGCAGAAATGGATGGAGTAACTAAAGCGAAGAAATTGAGTGTTCTAAATACCTACCAGTGTACGCCTTGCCATTGATGGTAAAAGTGACCTCAGAAAGGGGGCTTATTAAATGGgggattgaaattgaatgagTTTGTTATTGATACTcgtaatgattttttttatcattttatgtgaTTTGTTCAACAGAAAACATTTCCTCAACTGGATCCCCAATAAGTTACATTCTAAATTACCTTTCATAGCTCGAGCTGCCCCAAATGTATGTTCCGATCGAAGACAACATTTCGATAACCACAATCCAACCCGTGaagttttattaaaacacaatttttatgcttctgttAGTCTATAATAAAGTGTACCCACGGTTAATGTAACAAGCATTAAACCATGAATTCTATGAAACCACTTCGACTGCAAATGATCTGTTCGCACAGAGCACCGAACACAGAATGATCGTTTGGATTATTGTGACGAATTGGCGGGCGAGCGATTAAAAGTGGCTCCAAATAAAACGTTACTTGAAGAAAATGGGCCAAGCTGGTATccggaaaaaaatgcttcttaAGCGGATACTTATACCACAGTTTACGTTTGACCGCATAACGCTTGTTTGGcaaggtttctttttttaccaaaacatGACGCCTTTTAAATGCAGGCATGCAGCGGGCTCTTCGTTGAACTGCACCGCTCGTAAGTGGTTGTTATGGCTTGATGTGGTGTAGGGTGCCGCGAAACAAATTGGAAcgttattaaaatatttttgtttctctttttatgtttaatcGTTGTTAAatttttatgtgtgttttcaAGGCATAGAAAATGACTTTCCTGGCACCATCACCGATAGTCGGCTTTAAGCCAACGACGATACAGCGCCTGCGAGACGAGATGCGCATTTACAATATGCTATGATTTGTGTGGTGCAGGGACGTAGCGTGACACTTTtaagcttttcttctttctgtgaAGTTCCGTAATCGCGTAGCTCTCGCCGGAACGTTTGGATTAAGAGCGGGCTGAGGTTAATCCGGGCTACAAAATGGTTCATattggatgattttttgtgaagaaaccattgaaCTTATTGTTTTCATCTGAATGTTATATTCAACTACcagttttcaagaatatttcgttgttttttgtgaaAGATTTGttcaaaacttcatccatggcattaaGTAAAGAAATGCGTGGCTTcgcaaaccgggttcgtcacttAAATCTTAAGTGGCAAGTcatttgattcgaaccaaaagcGATGCCCTTTGTAGCTgcgcgatgggtcatcagaaaactacaaatcagtattcttttcatagattataagtttatcgttgtagccccgttgagattttgttaaaattcccatttttcgatttttgatcgaattttttaagttgaaaagtGATGAAAGTGATTCTACCTAAAAATAAGGTTTAACATAactgttgaaaaaaaatatctacATGTTTAATGAAAAGCCGAGGATAAACTTCGTATTCTTCAGGATTGTCCAATCCCGCAGATGAAGGTGTTCTGCGACGTGTCCATGGGTATACCATCGGTCAAGCTGTTTACTAGAATGAAAAATATTGGTGGgtaaaatgaatgaatagaATCCGGTCCGATTCGGTTGCTCGGTACACCTCGCATGCATCAGACACGCGCCCGTCTACCATTTAACTGGTTGAGTTAACGGTTCGGTGGAAGGCAGGAGAGAAACCACCGTCCGATCGTTTTGTTCGTGCCGCAAAGTCGTGGTGTGTGATGATATGTGAGCCTAACGTGGTGATTGTTTTgatccaataaaaaaaaaaaaacagcaaaaggcaAAACCATCCGGAACGGTTTAATGAAGAAGaacatgaataaaacattgtCCCCTGTAGAGTGAGAGTAGTACGTAGCTATGCATGCCAGCTCGGCGATAACGAATAATCTTTGATGGTTTGGATCAATTAATGAAGCGATTTGGCGCGATAGTTACCGATCGTTAATcgtgttttctgtttgtttgagcGGGTTAACCCTTCAGCATACTATTTGATATTCCGAAAAGAAACGCGATGCCTTTTCGCCAtggtttttgctttgatgtttttttgttagttttagCGGGCAGAGCTCAATTGATAAAGCTGCCCGTAATTGATCGTAAACCGTACCGCGTCCATTGCTCCACCGGGATGAGGTGCTTTCCGTCCACACTGCGGTCGCTTGTAGTCGAAGAACTGTGACGATCCATTTGAAAGCTCAAATCCAATCGTGTGAGTGGGTTTCCACTTCATGAGGAGAGACATTGACGGTCGCGCACGCTCGTAAAAATTGAAAGGACGTTGGCGCGGTTCTTCGGTGCACTCAGGCGTACGATTATGCTGGCCTTCTTCCGCTGACACTTTCGGTTCCGGAACGGCACGCAAGTCAGTATCGAGGGGTCGGTACCAGTAgtgttccagcaccagcgaaaGCCGAAGAAGCAGTTGTTGATTGGCCACCGTACTGTGCCGTGCGCCAGAGTCTTCGGTTCCACAGCATGCAGCAGGCCAAGTTTACGATCAACGGGAAAGCTTACCAAGGTACGGCGATGCACTGGAACTTCGATCAAAACTTCCTCGGCAATCTCCTTCTCTTGTTCTGCAGTTTCTTCGGAGCAGCTACCGGTGGACACGTCACTGAACACGTTCATACGAACCCGCGCGCACCTCACGGGGACCAAATGGATGTGTCTGGAAGGTGGCTGCGGGGTGTGCATTGTCCACATCGAAGGAACGCATCCGGTTACCAGGGAACGGACCGCTTTCTCCGTCAATTCGGTTAGTAGAGTGTGATTAGCATCGAAGCCACGGTGCAAATTGCTCATCATCTCATCCCGTTCGATTCAGTGTCTGTTTTCGGTGTTCTCCTGCCATGGCATGGATGTGCGAACGGTGGAAGGGATCGGTTCGAAGATGGCCGGCTATCACCCGGTCCAGGAGCGATTGGCTCAGATGAATGGCACGCAGTGTGGTTTCTGTTCTCCCGCGATGGTGATGTCGATGTACAGTCTTCTAGAGGCCAAGCAAGGCATGGTCACGATGGCTGAAGTGGAGCAGGCTCTGGCCGGAAACATCTGCCGCTGCACTGGCTATCGGCCCATCCTGGATGCGTTCAAAACGTTCGCTGTGGACACACCATCTCGTGTACCACGATCGTCCGCCATCGGTGGTGAATGCGGGACCGATATTGAGGAGCTTCCGCGCTCCTGTAAAGTACCTTGTGCTAGTGGTAGTGAGGCGCCATGTTCAGCGCGCACTTGCTTCGATCAATCTCTCTCGGTACGTTGCCCAGACAACCGCCAATGGTACCGTGTGCGGACGGTGGATGAAGTGTTTGAAATCGTGGCACCCTTGGAGGCGGATTCGTTTATGCTGGTGGCGGGTAATACGGGCCACGGCGTTTACCGTAGATCACCGACCTTGCGTGTCTTTGTGGACATACGCCAGGTCGAGGAATTGCATAACTACTGGATAGGCAGCAGTCTGATTATCGGTGCGAACGTACCGCTGACCGAATTCATCGAGATCTTGCGTGAAGCCGCCCGGAAGGATCGCCGTTTCTCGTACTGCAAAGAGGTGGCACAACACGTGGAAGAAGTAGCACATCCGGCCGTCCGGAATGTTGGCACGATCGCCGGAAACCTGGTGCTCAAGTATCGCCATCCGGAGTTTCCCTCGGATTTGTTCGTACTGTTCGAGGCCCTGGGCGTTGAGATGACCATCGGTAGGTGTCTTTTGAGGGGTTTCCTAATGTAACATGTGTCATTACTACCAAGTCTCTCTATTTTtacacgtacacgcacacagTCGGAGCGAAAGGATCGATTCATAAGCTGCTACCCGAGCGGTTCCTTCGGTTCGATCTGCGTAAGCGCATCATCCTGAATATCACGCTGCCCGCTCTGGATCCGGAGGTGTTCGTGTTCCGATCATACAAGGTCACACCGAGAGCCCAAAACTCCAAAGCCTACGTTAATGCTGGCTTCCTGATGCGTCTATGTCCGCGCAAAGTGAACGTCGAGTCTGCGCGCCTATGCTTTGGTGGCATCGATGCTGGTGTAAGTTCCAATCCTCCACTCCAAAACTGCTCAACCGAATGGTTATTGTGCGCTTGTATCTTTCCAGTTCTgtcatgccaccaccacagaggAGTTCGTAAAGGGAAAGAATCTGTTCAACAACATCGATCTGCAGGAAGCACTGGCCACACTCAACGGAGAGCTACCGTTCAACGAGCAGCTCCGCCTACCAAGCTCTTCCTACCGACGCCAGGTGGCCGTTGGGCTGTTGTATCGTTTCGTGCTCCAGATCTCACCACGTGATCGTCGCGTGGCGAATCCTCTGGTGCGTACCGGTGGCAACCCGCTGCTCAGACCTCTCTCGCACGGCATCCAATCGTTCGACACCTATCCCTCCAACTGGCCACTGACGCAAGCACTGCCGAAGCTGGAAGCATTCCACCAGACGGCCGGTGAGGCGATTTATCTGGACGATCTGCCACCACGGCCGGATGAACTGGCGGCCGCCTTCGTCCTAGCGACCAAGGCTCGCTGTAACATCACCGCCATCGACGCCAGTCCAGCTCTTGCACTGGCAGGAGTGATTGGCTTCTATTCCTTTGCCGATCTGCCCGGCTTGAACGACTTTGGAGCGCTTAAGGGCAGCACGAATTCAACCTACCCTTTCGACAACAATCCGCAGATAATCTTCTGTGAAGGTCGCGCGCTATACCACGGTCAACCGATCGGTGTTGTAGTGGCCAACACCTTCTCGCGGGCCCAGGAAGCGGCCAAATTGGTGGCAATCAGCTACGGACCACCGGACGGTCCGATCCTACCGACGGTGGCCGATGTAATGGCCGTTGGTGCGACGGAACGGATTGAAACCGTTGCCCCAGACGTCATCGGGCGCAACTATCATCGGGCCGCGGTCGATCGCCCCGGGGTACGGCATCTCCGGGGAACGTACATGTTCGGAAGTCAGGCTCACTTTACCACCGAACCTCAGGCCTGTCTCTGCATACCGACCGAGGATGGGCTGGACGTGTACAGTGCGACCCAATCGAGCCATCTGGTGCAGCTGGCCGTCTCGAAAGCACTGGTGATACCGCAGAGTGCCGTTAACGTGATCGTTCgtccggttggtggttcgtACGGTGGTAAGATGACGCGTGCCGCGATGGTTGCTTGTGCTGCCGCCTTAGCCACTCACAAAACGAAGCGCCCCGTCCGGCTGATCGTACCATTTGAGACGATCATGAAGGCGATCGGGAAGCGGATCGGAGCGCACTGTGAGTACAGTGTCCACTTTGATGCCCAATCGGGACGGATCGTTAAGCTGCAGAATGTGTACACGCAAGATTTTGGTTGCTCGAACTACGAATCGATGGCCATGATGTTCCGCGAGGCGTTTAAGAACTGCTACAACGACAAGGAGTCCTGGCGGCTGCAGTTGAACGGTGCTATCACTGACGCGCCGAGCAATACTTCGTTCCGAGCACCGGGAACGGCCGAATCGATCGCTACGATCGAGACAATCATGGAACACGTGGCATTCACTGCCGAACTTGATCCACTGGCCGTTCGGTTGGCAAACATGGATCCGGCGAGCAGAATGGCCAGCCTACTGCCAACCTTTCACCGTGATGTCGATTTCCAGGTCCGAAAGGCGGCAATCGATCGCTACAATGAGACGAATCGTTGGAAGAAGCGGGGAATCGCGATTGTTCCGACCGCACACCCGATTGGGTACTTCGGAGGAATGAATGCATGGGTGTCAATCTATCACGTGGACGGAAGTGTTGCCATTACCCACGGAGGAGTCGAGATTGGTCAGGGTATCAATACCAAGGTGGCCCAAGTGGCCGCACACACTCTTGCCATCCCGATGAGCATGATAAAGGTgcgaagaaaacaatattgcaatttgagttAAAAAATAACTAACGATAAAAGTTATTTACAATTAAAATAGCCCTTTCCTTTTActtcttgttttcttttaagaTGAAGCCACACTCGACCCTCACTTCGCCAAATTCATTCACTACCGGGGGCAGCATCGGAACCGATCTTGTGACCTACTCGGTGAAGCGCGCCTgcgagatgctgctggagcgcaTCCGACCCGTACGGGACGAGAACCGGACTGCCTCGTGGGAAGCGACGGTGCAGACGTGCTATCAGCGTGGCATCGATCTGACAGCATCCTATTTTGTGCGCCGGATGGACATTCAGCCGTACACCGTGTGGGCTCTGTGCTGTGTcgagatcgagctcgatctGTTGACCGGCCAGGTGCAGTTGCCTCGGGTCGACATTCTGGAGGATACGGGTGAAAGCATGAATCCGCTGCTGGACATTGGCCAGATTGAGGGAGCCTTCATGATGGCGCTGGGGTTGCATCTGATGGAGGAGCTGCAGTACGATCGCGGTACCGGAGAGCTGCTTACCTGTTATACGCGGAACTACAAGCCACCAACGGCACGGGACATTCCGATCGATTTCCGTGTGCGTTTGTTGCAGAAAAGCTCCAATCCGGCCGGTGTACTGCGATCGAAGACGACTGGAGAACCGGCGTACAATCTGGGAGTGACGGTGGCCTTTGCTCTGCGGTACGCGCTTTGGGCTGCCCGAAGGGATGCTGGTTTGTCGCGAGAGTGGCTCGATCTAGGTGAGTGACAGTGTAATCCGTTTtaattccttcttctccatcgtctTCTGTGTGATTTGCTTTCAGGAACATCCATGACGGTGGAGAAGATCCTTGCCCTCACCGGCAATACGATCGATCAGTTTGTGCTTCACTAACGACATTCCGTctgcgagaggaagagaacgaagAACCGAAAATGTAACCATATGATATCAGGTTCTGCACATGTTGTTCTTTGTTGTGTGAAAGCTCTATTGTGGATGTTTCTTTTCGCCAAAGATTGAGATAGAATTGagaatcatttttattttgttttgctcaatCTTATAGCACGTTCATGTTATGTTTGTTGCTTGTTAAATGTTAATCGCACCATACAAGAACATGTCACCAAGTGGTCTTGCTGTAAAGCTGCACGCTTTGATTTGCTATCATCGCCGCTACGAGCAGCAGAACCTTTTGGGATCCAGAGAGGGAAGCACAATTTTGAGAAGGATTTTCTTCATTAAAGCTATGATACAAGCAACGAtctatagtttttttttttacttaaagTCCACCAGCAATCCATCAGGAATTcgtatttttctttcgtttccaaATCTTGGTTGGAAGCGATGAAAAAATGCGAAATTTTCACGTGCATTGATGAGGGCAgggacgttttttttgtttgcttaccTATACTTACAAGGCGCGTGTGGTCTCACCTGGAATAAACGGGCCATTTCATTGCACAGCCACTTTACCATTGAATATGAACCAACTAACCAACAATAAGTGTAAAGCACCACGTGTCTGTTTATTCGAtattcgataaaaaaaaacaatacatttACCAAGAATTTCTTCTGACTCTTTTACATCTTTCGAGGTTTGTGATGCTATCAAGATCGACTCGATTTCATATGAATGGTCCACTTAACTAAATTGTACCAACATGGAGTGCCTTAACTTAAACGTGAAACCAGCACCTGCAGAATATGAAGAATGAAAGTTAGATTATCGTGCCGCGTTAGTTCAATTTGTACTGCTCGATAGAGTTCCCGGCCAGCATGTACACCTGATCCGGTGTAGAGGCCGTGCCCATCGGCAACCAATCATCCGCCAAACCAGCATCCTTCCGTGCCGCACGAAGTGCATTCCTCAGGGCAAACAGTACCACGATCGACATGTTTAATGCCGGCTCACCGGTTGCCTTCGAGCGGAGCACACCGGCCGGATTGGAGCTTTTCTGCAGAAACCG
Proteins encoded in this region:
- the LOC126576069 gene encoding uncharacterized protein LOC126576069, producing the protein MQQAKFTINGKAYQCSAVSSEQLPVDTSLNTFIRTRAHLTGTKWMCLEGGCGVCIVHIEGTHPVTRERTAFSVNSCLFSVFSCHGMDVRTVEGIGSKMAGYHPVQERLAQMNGTQCGFCSPAMVMSMYSLLEAKQGMVTMAEVEQALAGNICRCTGYRPILDAFKTFAVDTPSRVPRSSAIGGECGTDIEELPRSCKVPCASGSEAPCSARTCFDQSLSVRCPDNRQWYRVRTVDEVFEIVAPLEADSFMLVAGNTGHGVYRRSPTLRVFVDIRQVEELHNYWIGSSLIIGANVPLTEFIEILREAARKDRRFSYCKEVAQHVEEVAHPAVRNVGTIAGNLVLKYRHPEFPSDLFVLFEALGVEMTIVGAKGSIHKLLPERFLRFDLRKRIILNITLPALDPEVFVFRSYKVTPRAQNSKAYVNAGFLMRLCPRKVNVESARLCFGGIDAGFCHATTTEEFVKGKNLFNNIDLQEALATLNGELPFNEQLRLPSSSYRRQVAVGLLYRFVLQISPRDRRVANPLVRTGGNPLLRPLSHGIQSFDTYPSNWPLTQALPKLEAFHQTAGEAIYLDDLPPRPDELAAAFVLATKARCNITAIDASPALALAGVIGFYSFADLPGLNDFGALKGSTNSTYPFDNNPQIIFCEGRALYHGQPIGVVVANTFSRAQEAAKLVAISYGPPDGPILPTVADVMAVGATERIETVAPDVIGRNYHRAAVDRPGVRHLRGTYMFGSQAHFTTEPQACLCIPTEDGLDVYSATQSSHLVQLAVSKALVIPQSAVNVIVRPVGGSYGGKMTRAAMVACAAALATHKTKRPVRLIVPFETIMKAIGKRIGAHCEYSVHFDAQSGRIVKLQNVYTQDFGCSNYESMAMMFREAFKNCYNDKESWRLQLNGAITDAPSNTSFRAPGTAESIATIETIMEHVAFTAELDPLAVRLANMDPASRMASLLPTFHRDVDFQVRKAAIDRYNETNRWKKRGIAIVPTAHPIGYFGGMNAWVSIYHVDGSVAITHGGVEIGQGINTKVAQVAAHTLAIPMSMIKMKPHSTLTSPNSFTTGGSIGTDLVTYSVKRACEMLLERIRPVRDENRTASWEATVQTCYQRGIDLTASYFVRRMDIQPYTVWALCCVEIELDLLTGQVQLPRVDILEDTGESMNPLLDIGQIEGAFMMALGLHLMEELQYDRGTGELLTCYTRNYKPPTARDIPIDFRVRLLQKSSNPAGVLRSKTTGEPAYNLGVTVAFALRYALWAARRDAGLSREWLDLGTSMTVEKILALTGNTIDQFVLH